The DNA window TGAACGCGCTGCAGACACCCGAATTCAGGTATCCCTGAGCAGAGCCGGGCCCAGAGCGTAGCCTGAAGGAAGGACTGAGAGAATGGGGCTGGACCCTCAGGGACCCCTGTGGGGTGGGGACCAGGGAAAGCCATAAGGAGCCTGGAAGCGTCGGCCCTTCCCGCCCAAATTTTTCCTCGGTTGTCTCTGTTGTGGCCCTGCTGCCGGGGGAAGCCCCCTGGGGACCACAGGCAGGTACCAGGCTGCCTTCATCTCCAGGACCTCTTCTTGGGCCCACTTCTCCTGGCTGTGTGTGGGAGAGGTGGCTGAACAGTAAAATGTGGTGAAAGGGGAGGTGGTTTTGGTCCATCTTCGTGGGCAAAGCAGGTGGGGCAGAAGATAGTTAACCATTGTGAGATCCCCTGGGACTGGCTTAGTGTGGGCACGTCACATTCCTcgttacattttttaattattcttagtttctgtAACTACTTAGTTGCCAGAGTTTGCAGACAGTGACGTTTGCTTCAGATACGTGACTTACCCAAAATCAGAATTCGACTATAGTTACTAGGGGTTGACCATGCACACAGACTCCAGAGCCACGGTCCGTTTACTCTCCTAAATGTCCATGGACATGTGTTCCTTTCTCATCACTCTTCACTGATGAGAGTACCAAAGGTATTTTCATTAAGTACACTAAGAATACTGTGTAAATCTTTTAGATCTTCACTAGTGTTTCCCAATAAACTTTGCAATGAAACCttaccaaagaaaaaattcttAGGGTTGCTTGCCACAAAAGGGAATGTGTGTAATCTGGTTTCTGTTTCCAGAATTGTGTTATGTGACTGTTCAAAAACTCTTAACACAAGTTAAGAGTGGGCGCATTATAAGATTTATCGAGAATATTCTGGTCTGTTTCTGtccattcttgatttttttttttttgtttttgaggtagcatctcactagttctggctgacctggaattcactatggagtctcaggcgggccttgaactcatggcgagcctcctacctctgtctcctgaatgctgggattaaagacatgcgctaccacacccggctccattcatgattttttaaaaagtctccatAACACCTAGTTagacaattaaatgaaatatgtttctttgttttataagAAATCACTTTTGTATGCCACATAAGGATGCTTTTTCAGTGATAGAATGGTCCCCTGGGTTTATATCGTTGAGTAATATTGTAGCTTGTGTACAAATGCTCTGTGGTGTTTATACAACAAAAGAATGGCCTAACCgtacatttcttaaaatatatccatTTCTACGTGGAATATGGTTCTATGTAGTCCTAAATTACAAccgagaaaaacaaaaacatttttaagttgtAAAAACCAGGCCACCTTGTCTTTCAAGAGACATATTCtgctttgttaaatttttatattgtgtgtgtgtgtgtgtgtgtgtgttcagtgctATTTTAAGAGGCTGGGCCTATTGAAGGCTGACTCATTCGCTCTGCCTTGCTGATTGGATTGCATGTGCGCATGCGTGAAGTTGctgtggtgggggaagggagtagGCTCCCATATTTCAGTTGTCGCCATTGGGATTGGATCACTGAAATTATAACTGGATTTTTTTTGCCATCGAACCGCCTATTTGGAATGTGTCGGTGGAAATACTTGGGAAGATGCAACGAAACCACATTAGATCTGCGTGAAGGTCGCTGTTTTTTCTGCGTCTTCCCCGGTCTGCGCGCGGGTACTCCGCGCGTGCTTTTGTGTGCAGGTGCGCAAGCCCCGCAGAATTCAGAGAACGCCAGTTTGCTTTTCTATCGCTCTTTTGTCTTATTTTCCTAAGACAGTGTATCTGTTTAGACCAGCTGACCAGTAAGTATACAAGATCCAGCATTTCTTTCTGCTGGCTTCTAGTAATCCATCTTAAATACAGGtctaaaaattcaaagctaggTTCTGATACGAGAGAGAACCTTTCTGTTTGTATGATTGTGTTTGTGTTCCGCTTTTCGTGGTGGCTTTACCAGCAGTAACCTTTAACTGTCAGCCACCTCCGCAGAATGTCTCAGCGCCGCGTTGGGGTTATGCAACGTGCATGCGCTGGAGAGACTGAACGTGCTTACCTTATTGTAGGAATGAAGGCTCCCTGGCGTCTACCCTGAAAACGCTCCTGTTCTTCACAGCTTTAATGATCACAGTTCCCATTGGGCTTTATTTTACAACCAAGTCTTATATTTTTGAAGGTATGatatatttggaaatattttctcctttaCTAGTGTAAGtactttgatgatttttttaatctctatgcTTGGTGTTTCTAGAGTTTTCTTGTCCTTTGCTTTTAAAATGGCATGTACTCACTCATGTTCATGAGCTGaactcttttaaaagtatttgtgaTTTTTCCTGGAAGCGTGTACTTCTTTGCTTTTAGTTAAGAGAACCGAGGTTGGCAGACAAGGGGGGAAGAATTTGGGGTAATTAAATGTTTGACAGATAGATAGTGGAAGGAAAATAAGTCTTTTGGGGAGTGGTTCTTAGTCTACAAAAATTTTACTAACATACAAAGAATTAGATTTCTTCATGccatttaaaggttttttttttgtttttcttcttccccttctccccaCCCACGTTGCTCCATGCCATCTCCCTACGAGTCTCATTTCTGCTTTTTTGTTACAAGAGTCCTTTTCCTCTCCCAACCCTATCTCAACACCTTTCACCGTTTTATGTCGTCCTGGTCTGTTTCCTAGCCAATAACCATGCTTGCATCCtacatacaaatattaaaagctgccaggcgtggtggtgcacgcctttaatcccagcactcaggaggcagaggtaggagggaggatcactgtgcgttcaaggccagcctacctaaaaaaaaaaaaaaaaaaagaaagaaatattaaacattaaggttctgggactggagagatggcttatagagagatggcttagtagttaaggcacttgcctgcaaagcctaatgagctagGTTCCGTTCCCtagcacccttgtaaagccatatgcacaaagaggcgcatgcatctggagttcatttgcagtgggtggatgccctggtgtgcccattctctctgtctgtttctcttctctctgcttgtaaataaataaacaaaattagaaaaaaattaagccgggtatggtgacacacgcctttaatcccagcactcgggaggcagaggtaggaggatcaccattagttcgaggccaccctgagactacatagtaaaatccaggtcagcctgagctagagtgagaccttaccttgaaaagccaaaaacaaacaaacaaacaaacaattaagGTCTACATATGCAAGTttcttagtttcatttttatttgcggTGAGTTtaggaataaaatgaaatttctttttctcttgataGGTGCCCTCGGAATGTCCAATAGGGACAGCTATTTTTATGCTGCTATTGTTGCGGTGGTTGCTGTCCATGTGGTGCTTGCCCTCTTTGTCTATGTGGCCTGGAATGAAGGCTCACGACAGTGGCGTGAAGGCAAACAGGATTAAAGTGAACATAACCTTTTGATAGCattaaagttatttttgaaaTCTGCTATATACTTCTGCTCTATTAATAAATGAGTACGTTTTATTTGAATAAAGTTGAAAGAATATGTTAAATCAGTCTTAAGGGGTGACACTTGACTACTGTTTAGTCTTGGCCTTTCTAATATAGTGGCTTGAGTAATCACTTTTAACTCTATGAGCCTCTCATTTGGAGAAGTTCTCTTAGGTACAAATGAATATGTAATTAAGTTATACATTAACTTGGAAAGAATTTAATTATCTtacaacaaaaatgttttatagCAGTTTGCCTCAGAGTTACTTTTCATTTTTGCTGCTCTGCATATAGTAAGACACACAGTGAAACAAATCTAGTTTCACTTCCCACTGGAAGCTTTGCTCTACTGTGAAAAGATCCGGTCCTGGATTTGAGGCTTAACTTCCCATGGAAAATCACTTGAATTTTAGACACTGTAATTATCTGGATGTCATTAAGGAATTTCGCATAAAGTATACCCTTTCTCAGTATAAATGTGAGAACATTACATTATTTAATGGGAACACTAACAAATTACATCCATCTTGCAACAGGAACTGACATCTAGAGAGCAGTGTTGCTCCTTTGCTCACCTTTCAAGTTAGGCTTCAGTTATAAGGCTTGTcaaaatttcatttgttttcctaCTTTTAACAAAAAAGACAGTATATGTAGTATGAACTGACTTTTCAGATTGTTTGTTTTGCATACATTCAAAGTGTAAACCATCTTGAAATCAGATTATTATTACCTAAGAAATATTCTTGAGGGTTCAGATCTGCTGGTTTTGTTTATCAGAGCTAAGTGAAATCTCATGTATACATATAAGCCTTGAatggtccattttttaaaaaaaaatatttatttgtaagcagagaaggaaagaatgagtgcaccatggcctcttgccattgcaaacaaactccagatgcatgtgtgacttatacattggctttacatggctactgcggaattgaacctgggtcgttaggctcaacaagcaagctccttagctgctgagtcatctcttcagtctgaAAGGTCCCTTTTGGTGTAAAAGCTTCCTTCCAGAAAGCCTGGTGACCTTGCTTCAGTACCTTTATTCTGTAGTCCAAGCAGCCACTTGACACTATTTCTCACTAGAAAACCATATGTTTTCATTAAGGAGTGGAAAGATGCATATTCAAATGGGAAGAAAACCAAATTCACATAATGTTGTGACCTGGAGATAATCCTATTCTTATTGACATCTTGTGTGTAGTTCCATATGGTTTATCTATTTGAATTGTTTCAATGAGTGACTATTggccattttcttaaaaaaaaaagcacattctttattataaaattcaaatttccCATGTTTTCACCATAAAaatattgatttgtttttgtttttttgaggtagggtctcactctggtccaggctgacctggaaattcactatgtagtctcagggtagtctcaaactcatggctatcctcctacctctgcctcccgagggctgggattaaaggcgtgcgccaccatgcctggcttaaaaatactAATTTGTGAGAAGATACATACTTGTACAACCTAATTTAGACATTTCTCAATAAGTATATATATCAAAATGTTACATAAAAGAACATGAAAGTTTTCTGTTACTGACAATCCTAATACAATGATGCTTGCTTAAGTGTTTGCCAATATCACTTTCTTTATCCACTGTGACAATTGTTATGTTTGGGTAATTTATACTAGAGAACAGAGAACTGATTagatataaaagtaaaatatgcaTTTGTGTTAAttgttgcaaaaaaataaaagatcagtGTGATACTTGTTCTTAATTCCTGCTCAAAGTTAAATGTCTAATTTAAATATCTTTAAGAAGATATTCTAAATGTAACATTTTTGCAAATACTATAGTTTTGGTATAATGAATGGCATTTGAGTCTAGGATATTATATCATAGATTTCTAAATGGTTCCATCATTAGGTGATGCTTTGCATTTAAAATTGaccactttatttctttttatatcatATGTAAGGCTTTTTTGAACTTGTTTGAATTTAGACATTTGCTACTAGACATGGAGTGTTCTTCAGGTACTCAGGGATGCATACAAGCATGCCATTTTTCCCTTGGGAGTCAGGTGCTCAGGTTGATATTTACACTGGTTACAAAGTCTTGTTTTCAAAGCACCTATTTTCCCTGGATTTTAACTGTTAACTCACTGTTTGCTGTTCCTGTTAAGCATGTGGTACTTGACTGACAGATTTATTTTTCAGGATATCTTACTAGTTTTGTCTTGCACAATGTACATGCTTCCTGTTGTATCAGAAGAAAAACTACAGATGCACCATTATAGATATTTTACAGGAGGAATATGTTACTCTTGTTTGAAAACTGATTTTAACAGTAATTTGACTTGGGAAGTGTAACTTGAAGTGTTCATCCAAGCTATGGAGCTAACCCTATTTACTATAACAGTCCTTTCCCCTACCTCCTCATGAGCCCACCAAAATACTCTTAAAAATGATGAGTTTGACATGGGATGCATCTGATGTCATTAGCTTTGCAAATGGATACCTTATCACCATATAATAGGACCATTCTGGTTTGAGTGGTTACTACAGAATTTTAAACTTGCCATTACAAATAACATGGTGTTTCATGAGAATGTAACAGGAATAGATAGTAATCACAATATTTTTATCAGAAAACTCATATTGGGTCAAGTATGgtaatgcatgcctataatcccagcaaggtGGACCCAAAGAAAGACTGAGTGAAGGTTGAAATCCACTTTGAAATGTATGTTATGTGTATTTCTTGTCTCCAGACAAGCTTATGTTTAGGGTCTAATTTAAACCCCAGTGAAGTTGTAGACTTTTGGCAGGGTCATTGGATAAGTAGCTTAACAATGGCACAGACTTGGTCACTTATCCTAGGTAAGCAGGAGGTTTTTTTGCTGTGTGGTATTCTGTGTCATTCCCGAGCGTAGTAGACTGGTCCAAATTCTCCTGTGCTTGAGACCATGTGTACGAGAGCTGCAGTACACTTTAGTTACTTCTTTTGTCAGGAGATAAGAGTCACCTTCAAAGGAAAGGATTCCCGCCGACTCTGGGAACATAACCGTTATATCAGTAACTCATGAATAGCTTAGTCCTTTATTCCCTACAATAGCCAGTACTCCATAACACTCCGGGCCACACTTTATTCCTAGCTTGTATTGTTGCTATGTGTACTTAAATTGAATTTGTGTTCCTCTTAAATGTTCTGTAAATCATGTTGGTCCGTTATACAGACTCGTCTTCCTTCCTCCTGCATTCGGTGAAAACTCACTGAACAGAACAATAACAATAGCTAACAACATCTGCCCAGCACCTTACAGTGCTGCCTTTATGCTTGTGCCATTCTGTGGGGCCGAGCTGTAGTGCTTTTCTCATTACCTGGATGCATCTGTATTCAGTATCTTCTAACCTATCATTTGTATTAATTTATCATCTGTTGTCGTTAAAAATATGTGTAACACTGCCTTGATGTGACTGTTTCAATGAGTAGTAAGATTTATTAACCtctagttttttaaaatgtggtttgtgtgtgtactGCTCCATTTATAATGTAGAGTAACATGTGCAGAGCTTGGGTTTcaatttcatttgtgtgtgtgctcgGTGGCATATGTCCAGAGGTATCCAGGATAAGCGTTACTGTAGCATGTACAAGGGAGATACTCAGACTGACTGCGATGGGACTAGGGAGTTGCAGTGGGAAGGACTGGGTACACTCCAAATGGGTTGGACCAGTCAGAATTGGTGTGGGGATGGATTAAAGAAAGCCTGCCCAGCTAAGTGTGATGGCACAGGCCtgcaatgccagcactagggCGGTACAGGCAGGAGGCTTGGGAATTCgaagtcatcctcagctgcatagcaagttcaaagacaGCGTGGGTacttgagactgtgtctcaaaaaataaaggctggggagatggattcgtggataaagtgcttgccgcacatgtgacaacctgagttcagatccccagcacccaggtgaaTGCTGGGTGTGCAGGTGGTCTGCTTGTATCCCCAGAGACAGGAGACCCCTGGAGCAAGCAGACTAGCTACACTAACTGAATTGGCCAGCTCTGGGGTCCAGTGAGACACCCTACTCAATGATTAAGGTGGAGAGCCATTGAGTCACACCcccgacatcaacctctggcctccacacacacacacatatgcaggtgCACCCTCACACGTGGGcccacatgcacgcatgcacaacacacacatgtaacGACAATAGAACCACTGTATTTCCTCAGTGCTGGAGGCCAGAGATTTGCGATCAAGGTGATGCAGAGCTTTTCCCAAGTTCCTTGTCCCTGGCTTCCCTCTGCGGGTGTGTGTCCTAATCTCATTTTATGAGCACCTCCCTCACTGTACTAGTTTGCACCATAAAGAGATGTCTTACATTAGTTCCCTCTTTAAAGACCTGGTTTCCAAATACAGCCTGAGGTACTGAGGTGAGGGCTTTCACATAAGACTTAACAATTATGTAGTGTGGTAGGCAGAATAATGAGCCCTCAAAATGTCCACGTGTTAGTGCCTAAATGATATAACTTAAGGCTGCAGCAGTGGGAGATTTGAAGACAGTATCCTTAACTTCTCATTAGCACCCACTGTTATCACAAGGGTCTTGTGGTAATGGTGCCCTAATGATACATATCTGCTAAGTCCTAGACCTATGGCTATTACCACATATGGTGAAAGGATGAGTATCACCTTATTGAGGCAAGATGTAATTAGGAATTTTTAGAGGATCTTATTCTTGGTTATCTAGGAATAGGCTTTGATAGTCCCTAAACACATAAGAGCAATCCTTTATGTCATTTTAAATAGAAGATACCAAACACTATTCCTTTTCTGGTGACAGAAACAGTCatgtaaagaattttttttaaatttttatttatttatttgagagcgacagacacagagagaaagacagatagagggagggaaagagaatgggcttccagcctcttcaaatgaactccagacgcgtgtgcccccttgtgcatctggctaacacgggacctggggaactgagcctcgaaccggggtcctgaggcttcacaggcaagcacttaactgttaagccatccctgcagcccatgtAAAGAATTTTAGTCTTAGCATAATAATAGCATTTTGGGGTGGGTGATCCAATTTTTCAGTGTTATCAATTGCATTCAGTGTCAATGGAAACTTACTGTAAGGAGTAATTGTACTACTAAAGGTAATATGACCCACAAGTATGTAGGAAGTTACCTGAGATTTTCGACTAGAAAGATATTCATAACTAGGGGTCATGAACAAAACTGACATTAAAACATTAGaacagaaagctgggcgtggtggcgcacacctttaatcccagcacttgggaggcagagataggagatcaccatgagttcgaggccacactgagactacagagtgaattccaggtcagccttggctagagtgagaccctacctcaaaaaacaaaacaaaaaaaaagaatagaaatattAATTCTAAAGTGtcattctgcctctttgtcaAGAAATGTCTTTCAGACTGGACCAGGGAGGGGAATGTTTGGATACAATCTAAGATACTCATTGATAATTTAGGAAAACATGTGGACTTACTGAATGAGCCCTTCGCCAAATGGACCCCGTAAGTGGTCAGTGAAGTGTCTCTGCTGCATGCGACCCGGGGCCTGTAGGAGCAGAACTTAAACACAGATGTGCAAAAGGCCAGTGTGTCAGGTGCCACTTTATCCCCAGCTGCTGTTGCAGTGCATCACTCAGAAAGCAGCTCAGCCAGTGTGAGAGCAGCACATTGGTGGGCAGGGCAGCTGCCAGGTGGGTAGCGCCAGGCAGTGCCTGACAGCACCCAGCCTGCCCAAGCATAAACCCCGTGCACCACAGAGAGAGGCTCTGGTCCCCTGTGCTacttccccccttcctccctccatcccgtGCAGCTCACCCTGGTCTCAGATCCACAgtaatcctctttcctctggtcctggcctccatagtgctgggattccaggcacgaACTACCAAGTCCAGCCCATGCTTCAAAGGAAAAAGCCGAGGGAGTATGAGAGAGCTGTATAAGAGAAGGATGTAGGTAGCCGGAGACTGGGGTGATGCTGCTGGAAGCCAAGGAATCCTACAGCCACCAGGGTCGGGAGAGGCAAAGAATCCGCTGCTACAGCGCCTCGGGGGAGCCCAGGCCTGCCGATGCCCTTGCAGCCTGGTCTCTAGTAGAACTACCAGAGAAGTCATTCCTGTTGCTCTGAACTGCCAAGTTGTTTGGCGATGGCT is part of the Jaculus jaculus isolate mJacJac1 chromosome X, mJacJac1.mat.Y.cur, whole genome shotgun sequence genome and encodes:
- the Vma21 gene encoding vacuolar ATPase assembly integral membrane protein VMA21, with the protein product MERLDKAALNALQTPEFRNEGSLASTLKTLLFFTALMITVPIGLYFTTKSYIFEGALGMSNRDSYFYAAIVAVVAVHVVLALFVYVAWNEGSRQWREGKQD